The DNA region AGAATGGGTCAGGCGAGGGTGCCCGTGTTGCTGGGGCTGACCGGCGAGGCGGGCTACCCACGCTCGGGCGAATTGGCTTCGGTCGACAACGTACTGGATCCGGCCTCCGGCACCATAAGGGTACGCGCCGTCTTCGATAATCCGGACGGCAGCCTGGTGCCCGGCTTGTTTGCGCGAATAAAGTTGGGCTCGAGCGCGGCCCGCCCCGCCATCCTGATCGACGAGAAAGCCATAGGCACCGATCAGAACAAGCGTTTCGTCGTTGTGGTCGATGAGCACAACAAGACGGCATATCGGGAAGTCCATCTGGGGGCCACCCAAGAAGGTCAGCGCGTAGTCGAAGCCGGCTTGCGGGCTGGCGAGCGCATCGTCGTCAATGGCCTGCAACGCATACGCCCCGGCGATCCGGTCCGGCCGCTGCCAGCACTTGCAAGCGCGGGTAGCGACGCAACCAACGTCGCGGCGCGCCAGGCTTCGGCAGACGAGAACTCATAGACGGCGTAGTGCCGCGGAAATCCCATGAACATTTCGAAATTCTTCATCGACCGGCCGATCTTTGCCGGCGTGCTCTCGATCCTGATCCTGCTGGCGGGGAGCCTGGCTGTCTTTCAACTGCCCATTGCCGAGTACCCGGAAGTTGTTCCGCCTTCGGTCGTGGTTCGCGCGCAGTTTCCTGGCGCGAATCCCAAGGTCATCGCGGAGACCGTTGCTGCACCCTTGGAAGAAGCGATCAACGGCGTGGAAAACATGCTCTACATGCAGTCGCAGGCAAACAGCGACGGCAACTTGACGGTCACGGTGCACTTCAACCTGGGCATGGATGCCGACAACGCCCAGCAACTGGTGCAAAACAGGGTGTCGCAGGCCTTGCCGCGCTTGCCGGAAGACGTGCAGCGGCTAGGCGTGACCACCGTCAAGACTTCGCCGACGCTGACTATGGTGGTGCACCTGGTATCGCCGGACCAGCGCTACGACGTCACTTACCTGCGCAACTACGCCATCCTTAATATCAAGGACCGCCTGGCGCGTGTTCCCGGCGTGGGCGAAGTGCAGGTATGGGGCGCCGGCAATTACTCCATGCGTGTCTGGCTGGATCCCGGCAAGGTCGCTCAGCGCGGGCTGACTGCCAATGATGTGGTGGCGGCCATCAGGGAACAGAATGTGCAGGTGGCAGCCGGCGTGATCGGCGCTTCGCCGACCTCGGCCGAAGTACCCATGCAGTTGTCGGTCAACGCGCAAGGGCGCCTGCACACGGTGGAGGAATTCGGCGACATCATAGTCAAGACGTCTGCTGATGGCGGCGTGACCCGCCTGGACGATGTGGCCCGCATTGAACTGGGCGCGGCTGAATACGGCTTGCGGGCGCTGCTCGATAACAAGCCTGCGGTGGGCATAGGCATAATGCAATCACCGGGAGCCAATGCCTTGGCTGTTTCTGACGAGGTCAGGGCGGTCATGCAGGAATTGTCTGTGGACTTTCCGCCATCAGTGGAAAGCCAAATCGCCTACGATCCCACGCAGTTCGTGCGCTCAAGCATCAACGCCGTCATCATCACCTTGCTGGAAGCGATAGCGCTGGTCGTATTGGTGGTTATTGTGTTCCTGCAGACCTGGCGTGCGTCCATCATCCCCTTGCTGGCGGTGCCCGTCTCTATTGTGGGCACCTTCTCGTTGATGCTGGCATTTGGCTACACCATCAATGCCCTGTCCTTGTTTGGGCTGGTGTTGGCCATCGGCATTGTTGTGGACGACGCCATTGTGGTGGTCGAAAACGTGGAGCGCAATATCAGCCAGGGCTTGTCGGCGCGCGATGCCACCTACCAGGCCATGCGGGAAGTCAGCGGACCCATCATCGCCATTGCGCTTACCCTGGTTGCCGTGTTCGTGCCGCTGGCCTTCATGACCGGCCTTACGGGTGAATTCTTCAAGCAGTTTGCGATGACCATCGCGATCTCGACGGTCATCTCGGCGTTCAACTCCTTGACCTTGTCGCCCGCCCTGGCGGCCCTGCTGCTGAAGGGACACGATGAAAAGCCCGACAGACTGACTCGTGTGATGAACCGTCTGCTGGGCGGGTTCTTCAGTCGATTCAATAGGGTATTTCAGCGTGGCTCGGACCGCTATGCCGGCGGGGTAGGCGGCGTCATCCGTCACAAGGGCGCAAGCATGCTGGTGTACGGCGTGCTGCTTGCCTTGACGGTCGGTATTTCGTATACGGTGCCTGGCGGTTTTGTCCCGGCGCAAGACAAGCAGTATTTGATCGGCTTCGCGCAGCTGCCCAGCGGTGCCTCCCTGGACCGTACCGAAGCCGTCATTAAAGAAATGACCGATATCTCCTTGAAGCATGCAGGTGTGGAAGGCGCGATTGCGTTTCCGGGCTTGTCCATCAATGGATTTACCAACAGCTCCAGTGCGGGCATTGTGTTCGTCATGCTGGACGCTTTCGACAAGCGCAGCACCGACGATTTGTCCGCCGATGCCATCGCCGCGTCCCTGAACCAGCAGTTCGCGGGCGTGCCGGAAGCATTCATCGCTGTCTTTCCCCCGCCCCCGGTGATGGGGTTGGGGACCATGGGTGGCTTCAAACTGCAACTGGAAGACCGGGGTTCACTGGGCTATGCCGAGCTGGACGCCGCCGCGCAGCGGTTTCTCGCGGCTGCTCGCGAAGCGCCGGAGCTGGGCGGCGCATTCACCAACTATCAGATCAACGTGCCTCAATTGGATGTCCAGCTTGATCGCGTCAAGGCCAAGCAGTTGGGCGTGCCCGTGACGGACGTCTTCGAGACCATGCAGATCTATCTGGGATCGCTCTATGTAAACGACTTCAATCGTTTCGGTCGTGTTTATCAGGTCAGGGCGCAGGCCGATGCGCCGTTTCGCTCGCGGCCGGAAGACATCATGCAGTTGAAGACGCGCAATGCGCAAGGCGACATGGTGCCCTTGTCGTCGCTGGTGTCCGTCACGCCATCATACGGACCCGAAATGGTGGTCCGCTACAACGGCTATACCGCCGCCGACATCAATGGCGGTCCGGCACCGGGCTATTCGTCGGACGAAGCCCAGGCGGCGGCTGAGCGGATCGCGGCGGAAACCCTGCCGCGCGGCATCCGGTTCGAATGGACCGATCTGACTTACCAACAGATTTTGGCAGGCAATGCCGGTGTCTGGGTGTTTCCGATCAGCGTATTGCTGGTGTTCCTGGTGTTGGCGGCCCTGTACGAAAGCCTGACCCTGCCGCTGGCGGTCATCCTGATCGTGCCCATGAGCATCCTGGCTGCATTAACCGGCGTCTGGCTTACCGGCGGCGACAACAACATCTTTACGCAGATCGGCCTGATGGTGTTGGTGGGCTTGGCTTGCAAGAACGCCATATTGATCGTGGAGTTCGCGCGCGAGCTCGAGCTGCAAGGCATGCCGACCCGCAAGGCGGCCATCGAAGCCAGTCGCTTGCGCTTGCGACCCATATTGATGACGTCGATCGCTTTCATCATGGGTGTCGTGCCACTGGTTCTGTCCAGCGGAGCCGGTGCCGAGATGCGCCACGCCATGGGCATTGCCGTGTTCTTCGGGATGTTGGGTGTCACGCTTTTTGGCCTGTTCCTGACCCCGGTCTTCTATGTCCTGTTGCGTTCGATGGGCTCGAAGCGCTTGCGTACGGCAGGCACCAGCCATGCGCCTGCCACCGTCGCCCACGAATCCTGATCAATAACGGAGAGCATTTTGAAGAGCATTTCACGAAGCAAGTTGCTGGTCCTGACCCTGGCCCTCGTGCTGGCAGGCTGCACGGCAACTCCCACCTACGAGCGCCCGACGGTGGATATGCCGGCTAAGTTCAAGGAAGCATCACTCAGCCCCGCAGAGGCCGGCCGTTGGAAAGCGGCACAACCCGCCGATGACCTTGCGCGCGGCCGCTGGTGGGCGATATTTGCTGACCCGGTACTTGATTCCTTGCAAGCGCAGGCGTTGGCGGCTAACCAGGACCTGAAGGCGGCGGCCGCTAGAGTCAAGGCGGCGCGTGCCGTGCATGAACGCGCGGGCGCGGAGCGCTATCCGCAAATGGATGCCGGCGTCGGGCCCATGCGTCAACGCGCCTCCAACGCCTCGCAGGGCCTGGGGGCGGATGCGCCGAACGGCGCGGCGACCTTGTGGCGGGCAGAGGTGGGTCTGGCCTATGAAGTCGATCTGTTTGGCCGCGTTGCGGCGACCGTCGATGCCGCCGATGCTGACGCTCAGCAGGCGGCCGCCCTGTATCACTCGGTTCAACTGGCCTTGCAAGCCGATGTTGCGCAAACCTATTTTCTGATCCGGCAACTGGATGCAGAGCAAGCCTTGTATCGCCAAACCGTTGATCTGCGCGAGAAGACATATGGATTGGTGCAACGCCGGTACACAGAGGGCGATATCAGCGAGCTGGACCTGGCGCGTTCGGAAACCGAACTGGCTGCGGCCAGGTCCGAAGCCTTGGCGGTTACCCGACAACGTGCGGCCGCCGAGCATGCTTTGTCCATCCTGCTGGGCAAGCCGCCAGCCTATTTCGACATCGCGCCGGGTGAGCTGCAAAGAGTCCAGGTCAGCATACCGGCGGGCTTGCCATCGTCATTACTGGAGCGCCGACCCGACATCGCCGCCGCAGAACGCCGCATGGCGGCTGCCAACGCGCGGGTGGGCGCTGCCCGTGCCGCATTCTTCCCTCGGCTGAACCTGACGGGGGCCTATGGTTACGAGTCGACCGATCTGGGCGATCTGTTCGAGTGGTCCAGCCGCACATTCCTGCTCGGGCCGCTCGTGGGGACGGTGTTGTCCTTGCCTATATTCGATGGTGGGCGCCGGCAAGCCGACGTAGATAGGGCCCGCGCCGCCTACGAAGAAGACGTGGCGCGCTATCGCCAAACCGTGTTGCAGGCTTTCCGCGAAGTAGAGGATGGTTTGTCCGCGCTGCGTATCCTGGGCGAACAGACGGCCGTGCAAGACAAGGCGGTGCAGGCGGCCGGCCGTGCCGCCGAGCTGTCGCAGATCCAGTATCGCGAGGGCTCGGTCAGTTATCTGGATGTGATCGATGCAGATCGCGTGGTGCTGCAACAGAAACGGACGTCTGTGCAACTGGACGGCTTGCGGGCGCGCGAAGCCGTCAATCTGGTCCGCGCCATAGGCGGCGGTTGGGAAAAGCCGACTACACTTAACGCTTTGTCACAATCATCCGGTTAAGGACATGGCTCGTTTCTTCCGTTTTTGCTTTAGCACTTTGTTTTTGTTTGTTGTTGTTCTTGGCCCGCCGCGCGTCTGGGCCCAGCAATGGTTCGATGCCACCCCGCGCATTGCAGTGATTTCGGCATTCGAGCCCGAGCTGGCGCTGCTGCTTGACGAGCTCACAGAACCTGCCAGCTATGAGGCCAATGGCCTTACCTTCACGACGGGTACGCTTGAAGGCAAGCCGGTGGTCATGTTCCTGAGTGGTATCAGCATGGTGAACGCCGCCATGAACACCCAACTGGCACTGGATCGCTTCCGTGTGTCGCATATCGTGTTCAGCGGGATTGCCGGCGGCGTGAATCCCGACCTGCACATCGGCGACGTCACCGTTGTCGAGCGCTGGGGACAATACCTGGAAGTGCTGATGGCGCGCGAAACCGGGCAGGGCGTGTACACGCCACGAGACGGCGAGGCCATGCCGTTCCAGAACTTCGGCATGATGCATCCCCGTACCATCAAGGCCCGCTCGGCTAAGCTGCCGCAGGTGCATCGCAAGTTTTGGTTTGATGTCGACCCGCAGATGCTGGCCGTTGCACGCAACATGGGCGATGCCGGCCTGCTTGCCTGCGACGCCCAAGACCGCTGTCTGGATCGTCCGCCGCAAGTCGTCGTGGGCGGGAATGGCGTATCGGGACCGGCTTTTGTCGATAACGCGGCCCTGCGCGAATATGTGTTCGACACTTTCCAGGCAAACGTGCTGGACATGGAAAGCGCCGCCTGCGCCTTGGTTGCTTACAGCAATGATGTTCCCTTCATTGCGTTCCGGTCGCTAAGCGACTTGGCTGGCGGTGGCAAGGGCGCCAATGAGATGCACACTTTCATGAATATCGCCGCCGACAACTCCGCCAGGGTTGTGCTGGCTTTCCTGCGGGCCTGGAACTAGCTTTTCTGCTTGTAACGGCACTCGTCGCAAGTTCAAGCAACCTGTACCATCCCTTTAACGATAATCATGACGGGGGTGGCGATGGCTGCAGGCAGCTTGTTGGCTTTGCTGGACGATATTACGACGGTCCTGGACGACGTTGCCTTGCTAACCAAGATGGCGGGCAAAAAAACCGCCGGCGTCCTGGGCGATGACATTGCCCTGAATGCGCAGCAGGTCTCTGGCAGCGTCGCCCATCGCGAGTTGCCGGTGGTATGGGCGGTGGCCAAGGGTTCGTTCCTCAATAAGCTCATACTCGTACCCTTGGCGCTCGCCATCAGCGTGTTCCTGCCGATTGCCATTGTCCCCTTGCTGATGATAGGCGGTGTCTACCTTTGCTATGAAGGCGTCGAGAAGGTGCTCCATTCGCTTTTCCATCCCAAGCAAGAGGATCACCCGGAAATCATCGACTCCTCCCACGGACCTGCGGACCGTACCGCCAGCGCGCTGAACCTGAACCCGCCCGACGACGGACCCACCCCGGAAGAGACAAAAATCAAAGGCGCCATCCGCACGGATTTCATCCTTTCGGCTGAGATCGTCGCCATTACCCTGGGTACGGTGGCGCAGGCTTCGTTTTCCGTCCAGGCCACGGTGGTGAGCATCGTCGCGATTGCGATGACCGTAGGCGTCTATGGCTTCGTGGCGGGCGTTGTGAAGCTGGACGACGCAGGCCTCCACCTTCAACAGCGACAAGGGCAGGGCGCTTACGATGGCGCATTGCGCAGGCTGGGTACAGGCATACTGGCTTTCGCGCCTTATCTTATGAAGGGCTTGTCCATCGCCGGAACCGCCGCCATGTTTCTTGTGGGTGGTGGCATCCTGGTGCATGGCATACCCGGGGCCGAGATCACCATCCACCACATTCTGCATATCGACAACGACATCCAGGGCTGGGGCGAGGCAATCACGGCGGCGATCGGCCCCATGCTATTCAATGCGGTGATAGGCATCGCCGCGGGGGCCGTCGCGCTTGGCATTGTCCAGGGCATCGCCAAATTGCGCGGCTAGGCTTGCGTATCGTGGCCCCGCGATCCACGCGAGGCAGCGGCAAGCCGATTCGTGATATTGTCGAAACCTTCCGTCGTCATTACTTACGTCAACATGCAACCTGTCTTGCCCGCTTATCTGATCGCTCGCTGGCTACTTGTGCTGGTCGTACTGGTGGGGCTGTACTTCCTCAGCGGCTTCCTGGTTCCGGTCCTGGCCGCGCTGATCATCAGCCTTGCCAGTTGGCGCCTGTATCGTCGGCTGGAGCAGGCATGCAACGGACGCAACGCGGTGGCCGCCAGCCTGGCGCTCATCATCGTCATTCTGGTGTTGATTATTCCGCTGTCGCTGGCCTTGAGCTATGCCATACAGGAAGCCAACAGCTTTATTGGCTGGACGCTGGCAGCCAACCGGCACGGCATGCCGACGCCCGCCTGGATACCAGCCCTGCCGCTGGTCGGCGAGCGACTGGCCGAGTACTGGGCCACCTATCTGGGCGAGCCGCATGCGTTGGGCGAAGTGGTCGAGCTGGTCAGCGGCGAGCATCTGGGCAACATCTACCGGATGCTGCTGTCGGCCACCGGCGACATCTTCCGTTTGCTGCTGACTGTGGTGTTCATGCTGATTACGCTGTTTTTCATCTACAAGGATGGCATGCGTATTCTCGGTCAGCTCGATATCGTCGGAGAACGCATCCTGCCCGGGCGCTGGCAGCGCTTTTCCCGCGTGGTTCCCGCCACCATCAATTCCACCGTCACCGGCATGGGCTTGATCGCACTCGGAGAGGGCGTGGTGCTGGGTACGGCTTACTGGGTTGCCGGTGTGCCTTCGCCCGTACTACTGGGCGTGATCACCGGTTTCATGGCATTGATCCCCGGCGGTGCGCCGCTGGCTTTTTCGCTGGTTTCGCTTTATTTGGTGGGTTCGGGCAATGCCATGGCCGGCCTGGGTTTGTTCGCCTGGGGCGCTATAGAACTGTTCATTGTGGACAAGACACTGCGTCCGCATCTGGTCGGCGGACCGGTCAAGCTGCCATTTTTGCCTACGTTTTTTGGCTTGGTCGGTGGGGTCAAGACCATGGGTCTGGTCGGGCTGTTTATCGGGCCGGTGCTGATGGCATTGCTGGTGGCAATCTGGCGCGAGTGGATACACGAGGACGATCACACGCTGGAGCCGATTGTATTGCCGCCCGAGGCGCTGGTGCCACCCCATACGCCGGCTGGCACCGCTGCAGGCTTGCGGGTTCCCGTTACGCCGCCCGAATAGGACTGCCGCTTATTCGATATTTTGCGCTTGTTCGCGCATTTGTTCGATCAGTAGTTTCAGGTTGATGGCGGCGCGGGTGACGCTCAGGGCGCTGGCTTTCGAGCCCAAGGTATTGGCTTCGCGGTTCATTTCCTGGAACAGGAAATCAAGGCGCTTGCCGGCGCTACCGCCGCTTTTGGCCGATGCTGCAGTTTTGACCTGGGTATCACTGCCGAGCAGATGCTGCAATTCGGCGATGTGGGAACGCATTCTGGACAATTCTTCGGCGACGTCAATACGCAAAGAGAACAAGGACGCTTCCTGTGCGATTCGGGCCGAGAGCTCCGGCCCCGTGATGTGCATATACCCCTCGGGGCTGGCAGAGGTCAGCGCGTCTCGCAGCTTGTTGCCCAGCTTGGCCTGATGCTCGGCCAGCATGGCGGGCAGATCTTTCTCGACTTCGTCAACGATGGCGCTTACCTGCGCGGCACAGTCAAGCATCATGTCGGCCAGCCGTTGGCCTTCGCGTTCGCGTGCCTCCTGCAACTGGCCGATGGCCTGGGCGGCTGCCTCGCGGCACATGGCCGTCCAGATGTCGGGATCAAAGCCTTCGGATTCGGTGCCCGACACCATCAGTTCCGCCAAACGCGGTGCCGGAAGGTCGGGGATTATCTTGCGGGCTTGCGCAAGTTGCGCTGCCATCTCGCGCGCATAATCGACATCAAGTACCGGCCGACCGCCTGTGTCGGCTCGGGTATAGTTGACGCGCAGGTCTATCTTGCCACGCTTCAGTACCTTGCCCAGCTCGTCGCGCAACGCGCCTTCGGCCATGCGCAGGTCGTCGGGCAGGCGAAAATTGATATCCAGATAACGGCTGTTGACGGTTCGGCACTCTACACTGACTGTGCCTTGCGGGGATTCGGTTCGTCCGCTGCCAAAAGCGGTCATGCTGCGTATCATCGGGTTTACCTTTGCGCTATTGTTGCCGCTTATTGTAAGCCGGTCTCATGCGACAATCATTCGCCGACCCTTATCATCTTAATCAGGAGTTTCGTTTGTCCGACAGCCAACTGCCACTATCGTCCACCGCCATGCGTCCAGCGGGACGAGCAGTCCATGCACTACGCCCGCTGACCATGGAGGTCGGCTACACGCGCCATGCCGAAGGGTCTGTCCTGATACGTGCCGGCGACACCCATGTATTGTGCAACGCCAGCATTCTGGAAAAAGTGCCGCCATTTCTGAAGGGCAAGGGGCAAGGCTGGGTGACCGCCGAGTACGGAATGCTGCCGCGCTCTACCCATACCCGTTCTGACCGGGAAGCCGCGCGCGGCAAGCAAAGCGGCCGCACCCAGGAAATACAGCGCTTGATCGGGCGCAGCTTGCGTGCGGTATTCGATCTATCCGCCTTGGGCGAACGCAGCCTGCAACTGGATTGCGATGTATTGCAGGCTGATGGCGGCACGCGTTGCGCGAGCATCACTGGCGCCTGGGTGGCGGCAGCCATTGCGGTGCAGGGTCTGATGGAACGCGGGGTATTAAGCAGCAATCCCATTCTGGATCAGGTCGCCGCCGTATCGGTAGGCTTGGTCAACGGTACTGCGGTGCTGGACCTGGACTACGAAGAAGACGCCGGTTGCGGCGCCGACATGAACATTGTCATGACAGGCGCGGGTCAATTCGTAGAAGTGCAGGGCACGGCCGAAGGGCAGACCTTCGACCGCGCCCAACTGAACACGCTGCTGCAACTGGCCGAGGGCGGCATTACACAGTTGCTGGCTCTGCAGAAGCAGGCGCTAGGCCAGTAGCCGGCCCACCATGCTGGTGTCGGCCAGGCCCCAGATACGGCCGATCAGTGCCTGGACTTCCGCTGGCGTAGCGGCATTGCGGTAGGTTCCCAGCCTCAAGGCCTTGTCTTCCAGTTCGGGGCGCGACAGCGTATTGCCCGGATCGCCCTTGGGTTCGTCGACACGTGCTGCCAGGCTGCGGCCGTCCGTGGTTTGCACTCTTACCTTGCCCAGCCACTGGCGCGGGTAAGCCGCATCGACTTCAGGATCCAGCTCCATCGTGACCCGCGAACGAAAATCCGCGATGCCGGCGTCGTGGAGGGCGGCGTCAAACTCGGGCAAGCCGG from Pollutimonas thiosulfatoxidans includes:
- a CDS encoding AI-2E family transporter, whose product is MQPVLPAYLIARWLLVLVVLVGLYFLSGFLVPVLAALIISLASWRLYRRLEQACNGRNAVAASLALIIVILVLIIPLSLALSYAIQEANSFIGWTLAANRHGMPTPAWIPALPLVGERLAEYWATYLGEPHALGEVVELVSGEHLGNIYRMLLSATGDIFRLLLTVVFMLITLFFIYKDGMRILGQLDIVGERILPGRWQRFSRVVPATINSTVTGMGLIALGEGVVLGTAYWVAGVPSPVLLGVITGFMALIPGGAPLAFSLVSLYLVGSGNAMAGLGLFAWGAIELFIVDKTLRPHLVGGPVKLPFLPTFFGLVGGVKTMGLVGLFIGPVLMALLVAIWREWIHEDDHTLEPIVLPPEALVPPHTPAGTAAGLRVPVTPPE
- a CDS encoding efflux RND transporter permease subunit, which codes for MNISKFFIDRPIFAGVLSILILLAGSLAVFQLPIAEYPEVVPPSVVVRAQFPGANPKVIAETVAAPLEEAINGVENMLYMQSQANSDGNLTVTVHFNLGMDADNAQQLVQNRVSQALPRLPEDVQRLGVTTVKTSPTLTMVVHLVSPDQRYDVTYLRNYAILNIKDRLARVPGVGEVQVWGAGNYSMRVWLDPGKVAQRGLTANDVVAAIREQNVQVAAGVIGASPTSAEVPMQLSVNAQGRLHTVEEFGDIIVKTSADGGVTRLDDVARIELGAAEYGLRALLDNKPAVGIGIMQSPGANALAVSDEVRAVMQELSVDFPPSVESQIAYDPTQFVRSSINAVIITLLEAIALVVLVVIVFLQTWRASIIPLLAVPVSIVGTFSLMLAFGYTINALSLFGLVLAIGIVVDDAIVVVENVERNISQGLSARDATYQAMREVSGPIIAIALTLVAVFVPLAFMTGLTGEFFKQFAMTIAISTVISAFNSLTLSPALAALLLKGHDEKPDRLTRVMNRLLGGFFSRFNRVFQRGSDRYAGGVGGVIRHKGASMLVYGVLLALTVGISYTVPGGFVPAQDKQYLIGFAQLPSGASLDRTEAVIKEMTDISLKHAGVEGAIAFPGLSINGFTNSSSAGIVFVMLDAFDKRSTDDLSADAIAASLNQQFAGVPEAFIAVFPPPPVMGLGTMGGFKLQLEDRGSLGYAELDAAAQRFLAAAREAPELGGAFTNYQINVPQLDVQLDRVKAKQLGVPVTDVFETMQIYLGSLYVNDFNRFGRVYQVRAQADAPFRSRPEDIMQLKTRNAQGDMVPLSSLVSVTPSYGPEMVVRYNGYTAADINGGPAPGYSSDEAQAAAERIAAETLPRGIRFEWTDLTYQQILAGNAGVWVFPISVLLVFLVLAALYESLTLPLAVILIVPMSILAALTGVWLTGGDNNIFTQIGLMVLVGLACKNAILIVEFARELELQGMPTRKAAIEASRLRLRPILMTSIAFIMGVVPLVLSSGAGAEMRHAMGIAVFFGMLGVTLFGLFLTPVFYVLLRSMGSKRLRTAGTSHAPATVAHES
- the rph gene encoding ribonuclease PH encodes the protein MRPAGRAVHALRPLTMEVGYTRHAEGSVLIRAGDTHVLCNASILEKVPPFLKGKGQGWVTAEYGMLPRSTHTRSDREAARGKQSGRTQEIQRLIGRSLRAVFDLSALGERSLQLDCDVLQADGGTRCASITGAWVAAAIAVQGLMERGVLSSNPILDQVAAVSVGLVNGTAVLDLDYEEDAGCGADMNIVMTGAGQFVEVQGTAEGQTFDRAQLNTLLQLAEGGITQLLALQKQALGQ
- a CDS encoding DUF808 domain-containing protein — translated: MAAGSLLALLDDITTVLDDVALLTKMAGKKTAGVLGDDIALNAQQVSGSVAHRELPVVWAVAKGSFLNKLILVPLALAISVFLPIAIVPLLMIGGVYLCYEGVEKVLHSLFHPKQEDHPEIIDSSHGPADRTASALNLNPPDDGPTPEETKIKGAIRTDFILSAEIVAITLGTVAQASFSVQATVVSIVAIAMTVGVYGFVAGVVKLDDAGLHLQQRQGQGAYDGALRRLGTGILAFAPYLMKGLSIAGTAAMFLVGGGILVHGIPGAEITIHHILHIDNDIQGWGEAITAAIGPMLFNAVIGIAAGAVALGIVQGIAKLRG
- a CDS encoding efflux transporter outer membrane subunit, coding for MKSISRSKLLVLTLALVLAGCTATPTYERPTVDMPAKFKEASLSPAEAGRWKAAQPADDLARGRWWAIFADPVLDSLQAQALAANQDLKAAAARVKAARAVHERAGAERYPQMDAGVGPMRQRASNASQGLGADAPNGAATLWRAEVGLAYEVDLFGRVAATVDAADADAQQAAALYHSVQLALQADVAQTYFLIRQLDAEQALYRQTVDLREKTYGLVQRRYTEGDISELDLARSETELAAARSEALAVTRQRAAAEHALSILLGKPPAYFDIAPGELQRVQVSIPAGLPSSLLERRPDIAAAERRMAAANARVGAARAAFFPRLNLTGAYGYESTDLGDLFEWSSRTFLLGPLVGTVLSLPIFDGGRRQADVDRARAAYEEDVARYRQTVLQAFREVEDGLSALRILGEQTAVQDKAVQAAGRAAELSQIQYREGSVSYLDVIDADRVVLQQKRTSVQLDGLRAREAVNLVRAIGGGWEKPTTLNALSQSSG
- a CDS encoding 5'-methylthioadenosine/S-adenosylhomocysteine nucleosidase, translating into MARFFRFCFSTLFLFVVVLGPPRVWAQQWFDATPRIAVISAFEPELALLLDELTEPASYEANGLTFTTGTLEGKPVVMFLSGISMVNAAMNTQLALDRFRVSHIVFSGIAGGVNPDLHIGDVTVVERWGQYLEVLMARETGQGVYTPRDGEAMPFQNFGMMHPRTIKARSAKLPQVHRKFWFDVDPQMLAVARNMGDAGLLACDAQDRCLDRPPQVVVGGNGVSGPAFVDNAALREYVFDTFQANVLDMESAACALVAYSNDVPFIAFRSLSDLAGGGKGANEMHTFMNIAADNSARVVLAFLRAWN
- a CDS encoding YicC/YloC family endoribonuclease translates to MIRSMTAFGSGRTESPQGTVSVECRTVNSRYLDINFRLPDDLRMAEGALRDELGKVLKRGKIDLRVNYTRADTGGRPVLDVDYAREMAAQLAQARKIIPDLPAPRLAELMVSGTESEGFDPDIWTAMCREAAAQAIGQLQEAREREGQRLADMMLDCAAQVSAIVDEVEKDLPAMLAEHQAKLGNKLRDALTSASPEGYMHITGPELSARIAQEASLFSLRIDVAEELSRMRSHIAELQHLLGSDTQVKTAASAKSGGSAGKRLDFLFQEMNREANTLGSKASALSVTRAAINLKLLIEQMREQAQNIE